The following proteins are co-located in the Microbulbifer sp. VAAF005 genome:
- a CDS encoding TonB-dependent receptor produces the protein MEKFSLRRKVLTTAIVAATAATSPQTLFAAEDQAMEEVAVVGSRISRNAEFETATPIQVMDRDAIERSGYTNLQQLFEKNPAAGNGTFSTRGNNQDSTANGAAAVSLRGMGADATLVLVNGKRVAISAFAESITTNFVDINSVPLAAIERVEVLKDGASAIYGSDAVAGVVNLVLRKDFEGTEVSVDYGGADGYDEQSMSAVWGINGDDSNLTVIFDHHKNSRLSSTERSGLDTANQSSRGGMDFRSSRGYPGSFSVNGTIVPDPDCPDERDTGEVCVYDYGPWTLLTPESERTGLLMLGHTQLTESVEFFSEIAVQHNTSVAQGAPTPLDGDAGLYVLADHPNNPFGEDVDIYRYRTVDAGARQWDIETDNLRGVFGLRGSIADWDWEASVQRSRSESTQTGDRSQGWVRTDLLQEQIDAGNYNPFGGVQNPDSVIDAITTSLVRQGKSELTSYDLSVNGDLFDTSSGTIAMAAGLEYREEKASDIPDDQFQRGLIFGTESVSASASRDISSAYVEVAIPLPARFDLTVAARYDDYSDFGSTTNPMANLLWTATDQLSLRASWGTGFRAPSLAQVGLGPSQESLFFVDTYGCEVNDAYCASTDYTIIFSGNPDLDAEESESFNIGAVYEPIEDLQLSIDYWNITQEGKIDEVPFGYIYSLYCWDQDSTVCRRDTPLEGETLGALQSIDSSFTNIGEQDVSGVDLSIVYSGFELVGGELGLRLDYSYLAEFERVELNSSGDAFITRDLAGEYEYPQHRWNATADWTFDTFGFSAGLSYIGEFEDTPDIDFDGTLDYDTNNSRTVDSFLTMNMQARYTGFESMVLSLGADNVFDEEPPFAIGDGNADLYGYVQSQHDPRGRFIYGKMTYSF, from the coding sequence ATGGAAAAATTCTCTCTTCGTCGCAAGGTATTAACTACAGCCATAGTGGCGGCAACCGCTGCCACTAGCCCGCAAACACTTTTTGCCGCCGAGGATCAGGCGATGGAAGAAGTAGCGGTTGTAGGCTCTCGCATTAGTCGCAACGCTGAATTTGAAACAGCGACACCAATCCAGGTAATGGATCGCGACGCAATCGAAAGATCCGGCTACACCAACCTGCAGCAACTTTTTGAGAAAAACCCAGCCGCCGGTAATGGTACCTTCTCAACCCGAGGCAACAATCAGGACTCTACGGCCAACGGAGCTGCCGCAGTGAGCCTCCGCGGCATGGGCGCCGATGCCACTTTAGTACTGGTGAATGGCAAAAGAGTAGCTATCAGTGCATTTGCCGAGAGCATCACCACCAACTTTGTGGACATCAATAGTGTGCCTTTAGCGGCAATTGAACGGGTAGAAGTCCTAAAAGATGGCGCCTCAGCAATCTATGGTTCCGATGCCGTCGCTGGTGTGGTCAATCTGGTATTACGCAAAGACTTTGAAGGCACTGAGGTATCTGTCGATTACGGTGGTGCCGATGGTTACGACGAGCAATCCATGTCTGCCGTCTGGGGCATCAATGGGGATGACTCAAACCTGACTGTTATTTTCGACCACCATAAAAATAGCCGCCTATCCAGTACCGAGCGCAGTGGCCTGGACACTGCTAACCAGTCCAGCCGCGGTGGAATGGATTTCCGTTCATCTAGGGGCTACCCCGGAAGCTTTAGTGTCAATGGTACTATTGTTCCCGATCCAGACTGCCCAGATGAACGCGATACGGGAGAAGTCTGTGTCTATGATTACGGCCCCTGGACCCTGCTCACTCCAGAATCTGAGCGCACAGGCCTATTAATGCTGGGCCATACCCAGTTAACCGAGAGCGTAGAATTCTTTAGCGAGATCGCTGTTCAGCACAATACCTCCGTAGCCCAAGGTGCACCCACCCCACTGGACGGCGATGCAGGTCTCTATGTATTGGCTGACCACCCCAATAACCCATTCGGAGAAGATGTAGATATCTACCGCTATCGCACTGTAGATGCCGGCGCCCGCCAGTGGGATATCGAAACCGACAACCTACGCGGTGTCTTCGGCCTACGCGGCTCTATAGCCGACTGGGACTGGGAAGCTTCCGTACAGCGCTCCCGCAGCGAATCCACGCAGACCGGAGATCGCTCCCAGGGCTGGGTGCGTACGGACCTCCTACAAGAACAGATTGATGCCGGTAATTACAATCCCTTTGGAGGGGTTCAGAACCCGGATTCTGTGATCGATGCCATTACTACCAGCTTGGTGCGCCAAGGCAAGTCTGAACTGACCAGCTATGACTTATCAGTCAATGGGGATTTATTTGACACTTCCAGTGGCACCATTGCCATGGCTGCGGGTTTGGAGTACCGGGAGGAGAAGGCTTCCGATATTCCTGACGACCAGTTCCAGCGTGGCCTGATCTTCGGTACTGAGTCAGTATCCGCCAGTGCAAGCCGGGATATTTCCTCAGCTTATGTCGAAGTTGCCATTCCTCTTCCCGCCAGGTTCGACCTGACTGTAGCTGCTCGCTACGATGACTACAGCGACTTTGGCAGCACCACCAACCCAATGGCGAACTTGCTGTGGACGGCAACCGACCAGCTGTCTCTGCGCGCCTCCTGGGGCACGGGCTTCCGTGCACCATCACTGGCTCAGGTAGGCCTCGGCCCATCCCAAGAATCACTATTCTTTGTGGATACTTACGGCTGTGAAGTTAATGATGCTTACTGCGCAAGCACAGATTACACCATTATTTTCTCCGGTAACCCGGATCTAGATGCTGAGGAGTCTGAATCCTTCAACATCGGCGCTGTGTACGAGCCCATAGAAGATCTGCAACTCTCTATCGATTACTGGAATATCACCCAGGAAGGCAAGATTGATGAAGTACCCTTTGGCTATATCTACAGCCTTTACTGCTGGGATCAAGACAGCACCGTCTGCCGTCGCGATACACCGCTAGAAGGCGAAACCCTAGGCGCCCTGCAGTCTATCGATAGCAGCTTCACCAATATCGGCGAACAGGATGTATCAGGTGTAGACCTTAGTATCGTCTACAGTGGATTCGAGTTAGTAGGTGGTGAGCTTGGTCTGCGGCTGGATTACTCCTACCTGGCTGAATTTGAGCGTGTTGAACTGAACTCCAGCGGAGATGCATTTATAACCCGCGACCTGGCTGGCGAGTACGAGTATCCACAACACCGATGGAACGCTACCGCTGACTGGACCTTTGACACCTTCGGATTTAGCGCCGGGCTCAGCTACATTGGTGAATTTGAGGATACCCCGGACATCGATTTCGACGGGACTCTCGACTATGACACCAATAATTCCCGCACTGTAGACTCCTTCCTGACCATGAATATGCAGGCCCGTTATACCGGCTTCGAGAGTATGGTTTTGAGCCTCGGCGCGGATAACGTGTTTGATGAAGAGCCACCTTTCGCAATCGGTGATGGTAATGCGGACCTATATGGTTACGTGCAGTCACAGCATGATCCCCGTGGCCGCTTTATCTACGGCAAGATGACTTACAGTTTCTAG
- a CDS encoding dipeptidase — translation MKNYFLVGALCALTCNPVFAGEGKDLAQELVQEYLIVDGHVDVPYRLEQAEEDVGISTDKGDFDYPRAKAGGLNAPFMSIYVPAEKEDEGIAKSYADTLIDKVEAMVKQHPDKFAIPKSINDLQKQVNAGLISLPLGIENGAPIEGDLTNLKYFSDRGVRYITLAHSKSNHISDSSYDKNRPWEGLSAFGKRLVREMNRMGVMIDISHVSDAAFWQVIDLSAVPIIASHSSARHFTPGFERNMNDEMIKALADNGGIIMINFGSTFISKESLNSYREISELVDIFAKEKGLSKDSKEVEEYTDKLSREKFIFAKLDDVLNHFDHIRNLVGVDHIGIGSDFDGVGDSLPIGLKDVSEYPHLVEGLLKRGYSKRDIKKILGGNLVRVWQANEAYAKRHKG, via the coding sequence TTGAAAAATTATTTTTTAGTTGGAGCATTATGTGCACTAACTTGCAACCCTGTATTTGCAGGTGAAGGTAAAGATCTAGCTCAAGAACTGGTTCAAGAGTATTTGATTGTTGATGGACATGTGGATGTTCCCTATCGTCTCGAACAAGCTGAAGAAGATGTTGGGATTAGTACGGATAAGGGAGACTTTGATTACCCTCGAGCTAAAGCAGGTGGACTAAATGCCCCTTTTATGTCTATTTATGTTCCAGCAGAAAAGGAGGATGAGGGTATTGCCAAATCTTATGCAGATACTTTGATTGATAAAGTAGAGGCAATGGTCAAACAGCACCCGGATAAATTTGCAATACCTAAGTCAATAAATGATCTACAAAAGCAAGTCAATGCCGGCTTAATTTCTTTACCCTTGGGTATAGAGAACGGGGCTCCTATTGAGGGGGATCTTACCAACTTAAAGTACTTCTCTGATAGAGGGGTGAGGTACATTACCTTAGCCCACTCAAAGAGCAATCATATCTCTGATTCCTCGTATGATAAAAACAGGCCTTGGGAAGGTTTGAGTGCTTTTGGAAAGCGCTTGGTACGAGAGATGAATCGGATGGGAGTAATGATCGATATTTCCCATGTGTCGGATGCGGCTTTTTGGCAAGTTATTGATTTATCTGCTGTTCCTATTATCGCTTCACACTCTTCGGCAAGGCATTTTACGCCGGGATTTGAACGAAATATGAATGATGAAATGATAAAAGCATTAGCCGATAACGGTGGCATTATCATGATTAACTTTGGCTCCACATTTATCAGTAAAGAATCACTGAATTCATACCGTGAAATAAGTGAGTTGGTTGATATTTTTGCTAAGGAAAAAGGCTTGTCCAAAGATAGTAAGGAAGTGGAGGAATACACTGACAAGCTTTCCCGTGAGAAGTTTATCTTTGCGAAATTAGATGATGTTCTTAATCATTTCGATCATATCCGAAACCTGGTAGGAGTTGACCATATTGGCATCGGTTCAGATTTTGATGGCGTCGGAGATAGTCTGCCAATCGGTTTAAAAGACGTCTCAGAGTACCCACACTTGGTTGAAGGACTACTAAAACGTGGATATAGCAAGCGAGATATTAAAAAAATTCTGGGTGGAAATTTAGTCAGAGTTTGGCAAGCTAATGAAGCTTATGCCAAGCGCCATAAAGGTTAG
- a CDS encoding CPBP family intramembrane glutamic endopeptidase has product MQNEVAALRRRRDQTPSGMVSPWAAPILLSLCFIPFGWSGLIAPVIWIFLRAIESTSGWSRALSFLSVALLMLISGLNLLPGSERVQVLAPYTDTSGNLIYASINSGKAIISIALLAFMLRMKQTFRFTDLPYLLLAIFTPIALGLLLYTPSIKFTGTIAVAAMINLVIVCISEEGFFRWILQRGSEELLGRWRWLSVPVVATVFVLLHGGWSTDISAVLLLIVASICYALIWTLRQNFWICVMAHWGVNLLHMLLLPYPLPG; this is encoded by the coding sequence ATGCAAAATGAAGTTGCTGCTTTAAGGAGAAGAAGAGATCAGACACCATCTGGTATGGTGAGTCCTTGGGCTGCACCTATCTTGCTATCACTTTGTTTCATTCCTTTCGGCTGGAGTGGGCTGATAGCCCCCGTAATCTGGATTTTTCTGCGGGCAATTGAGTCTACTAGCGGTTGGTCAAGAGCGCTGTCTTTTCTTTCTGTAGCTCTTTTAATGCTTATATCGGGATTAAATTTGCTTCCCGGCAGTGAACGTGTCCAAGTATTAGCGCCCTATACAGATACAAGTGGTAATCTTATCTATGCCAGTATAAACAGCGGTAAAGCAATTATTTCTATTGCTTTATTGGCTTTTATGTTGCGCATGAAGCAGACCTTCCGTTTTACGGACTTACCCTATCTTTTATTGGCTATATTTACTCCCATTGCATTAGGTCTACTCCTGTATACACCTTCGATAAAATTTACTGGCACTATCGCCGTTGCAGCAATGATTAACTTAGTAATTGTTTGCATTTCTGAGGAGGGCTTCTTCCGGTGGATATTACAGCGGGGTAGCGAAGAGCTACTAGGGCGCTGGCGCTGGTTGTCCGTACCAGTTGTAGCTACGGTATTTGTGCTTCTACATGGAGGGTGGTCAACAGATATCTCCGCAGTGCTATTATTGATAGTCGCTTCAATCTGTTATGCATTGATTTGGACATTGCGACAGAATTTTTGGATATGCGTAATGGCGCATTGGGGGGTAAATCTTTTGCATATGCTTTTGCTACCTTACCCGTTACCCGGCTAA
- a CDS encoding SCO family protein produces MENQYSAIDKQKRGIRITVIVLLVLILAVLAGFIHKLGQPRIITDEELRINGTVKLQRPRIIEDIQLLSDDSRDFYTKDFQGKWTLVFFGFTHCPDICPTTLSTLNNFYKTLDESTRASTDVVLVSVDPSRDKPELLGQYVRYFNSEFRGITGDFFKLKKFATQLNVPFNKVSLAEGGYTIDHGSQVVLINPRGHYHAFFKAPLDPAKMKLTYRSIRATFNG; encoded by the coding sequence GTGGAAAATCAATATTCTGCCATCGATAAACAGAAACGTGGAATTAGAATTACCGTTATTGTTCTTTTAGTATTGATTCTTGCTGTGCTTGCAGGATTCATACATAAGCTCGGACAGCCTCGTATTATCACTGATGAGGAGCTTAGAATTAATGGCACTGTAAAACTGCAGAGACCAAGAATCATAGAAGATATACAATTATTGTCTGATGACAGTAGAGATTTCTATACCAAAGACTTTCAAGGTAAGTGGACTCTGGTATTTTTTGGGTTTACCCACTGTCCAGATATCTGTCCAACAACTCTATCTACACTTAATAATTTTTATAAAACTTTAGACGAAAGTACCAGAGCATCTACAGACGTAGTACTCGTCTCGGTTGACCCAAGTAGGGACAAGCCGGAGCTGTTGGGGCAATATGTCCGGTATTTTAATTCTGAATTTCGTGGTATTACCGGTGATTTTTTTAAGCTGAAGAAATTTGCCACTCAGCTAAATGTACCTTTTAATAAAGTTTCTCTTGCTGAGGGCGGTTATACTATCGATCATGGGTCTCAAGTTGTATTAATTAATCCTAGAGGGCATTATCACGCTTTTTTTAAGGCACCTTTAGATCCTGCAAAAATGAAGTTGACCTATCGTTCAATACGAGCGACCTTTAATGGATAG